Below is a genomic region from Nitrospira defluvii.
GTCCGATGGTACCGGTCGGCGCGATCACGGTGACCTGCGCGTTCCGGAATCCATAGGCTGTGCCCAACTCCAAGGCACGATCCCAGGCGCGTCTCGCCGCCAGCAACATCGCGGGCGGACAATGTTCCGGCTGAATCGAGGCCGGCAAAATCGTGAGCCCCTCATACTCTGCCTGCGGCGCGCTGTATGCCGCCCGCCGGTGATTCCGGATCACGCGTAACATCGACTCACGGTTCCGGCTATAACAGGGGAAGGGCCCGATTTCCGCCGCCATTTCTGCCGATGTCGCATAAGACTCGCCGGTCATGATGGCCGTGATCGCGGCGCAAATGGCCGTCGCCTTCGGAGAATCGTAGGGAATGCTTTGCTTCATGAGAATGGTGCCGAGATTGGCATAGCCCAATCCCAGCGTGCGATAGTCGTAGCTCTTCTGCGCAATCGCGCGGCTGGGAAACGAGGCCATCAGCACGCTGATTTCCAACGCCACCGTCCACAACCGGACGGCATGGCGGAACGACTCCAGATCGAACTCCCCTTCCTCATTAAAAAACTTCACCAGGTTCAACGAGGCCAGGTTACAGGCCGTGTCGTCCAGGAACATGTATTCCGAACAGGGGTTGGACGCGTTGATCCGACCGTCTTCCGGGCAGGTGTGCCACTCGTTGATCGTTGTATCGTACTGGGTGCCGGGATCGGCGCAAATCCACGCGGCCCAGGCAATCTTGTCCCACAGGTCGCGCGCCTTGAGCGTCTTGCTGACCTTGCCGTCGATCCTGCGACGCAGTTCCCAATCGCCGTCGCGCTCCAACGCGTCGAAGAACGCATTCGGAATCCGCACGCTATTGTTGGAGTTCTGTCCCGACACGGTCTGGTAGGCCTTGCCGTCCCAGTTGGTGTCGTACTCGTGGAACACGAAGTGGGTGTAGCCTTGCTTCGCATAGTCAAACATACGGTGGATATAGGCCTCGGGCACCATATCGCGCCGGGCCGTCGTCACGGCCTCGCGCAGTGACTGGTTCTTCTTCATGTCCAGTTCAAGCTGCACCATACCCTGCACATCCGTGGATTGGCAGGCCTTGAGCACGGCGTTCAGCCGTTGCGCACAAATCTTGGAGCCGGTCACCATGGCGGCGACCTTTTGCTCTTCGACGACTTTCCAATCGATGAACTCTTCGATATCAGGGTGATCGAGATCCAGACAGACCATCTTGGCCGCGCGTCTCGTCGTCCCGCCAGACTTGATCGCCCCGGCGGCGCGATCGCCGATTTTCAGGAACGACATGAGCCCGGAAGAGCGGCCGCCGCCCGACAGCGATTCGCCGTCGCCGCGCAAGCGCGAGAAATTGGTGCCGGTGCCTGATCCGTACTTGAAGAGCCGCGCCTCACGCACCCACAGATCCATGATGCCGTTCTCGTTGACGAGATCGTCTTCGATCGACTGGATGAAGCAGGCATGCGGCTGCGGATGTTCGAAGGCGTTCGTGGCCCGGACCACCTCACCCAGCGTGGGATCGACATAAAAGTGGCCTTGCGCCGGCCCCGAGAGCCCGTAGGCGTAATGCAGCCCCGTGTTGAACCACTGGGGACTGTTGGGGGCGGCCATCTGATGGGCCAGCATGTAACACATTTCATCGTGGAAGGCGGTCGCATCTTCCGGCGTCTTGAAATAGCCGTGGTTCTTGCCCCAGAAGGTCCAGCAGCCGGCCAGCCGCTCGAACACCTGCCGGGCATCACGCTCGCCGCCCAGGACGGGTTTGCCTGCGGCATCCACCACCGGCGTGCCGTCCTCGTGAACCTGCGGCACCCCGGCCTTACGGAAATATTTCTGCGCCAGAATATCGATCGCCAATTGCGTCCAATGTTCCGGGATGTCGATATGATCCAACTTGAACACGGTCGATCCGTCGGGATTCCGGATCTCCGAGGAACGTTTTACGAACGCAAGACCCTCATAGGGGCTCTGCCCACGCTTGGTGAATCTTCGTTCAATTCTCACTGGTTCCTCCTTAACAGGTACCGAACGTTCGGTGCTGGGGGCCGGATGGCAACTAGGGTACTGGGTGTGACTGGAAAAGAGGCTTGCCCATCAGGGTCGATCTCTTCAACAAACTCGCACTCAACTGCAATGCCTACTAGATATAGTGATCCCATTTTTTTGTCAAACAAAATGTTGTGGCACACCTGTGAGTAATGGGGATAAGCTGGTGATAGCGTCGATGCCAGAATTGATGCAGGTTTTCTTCATTTTTCGACCAGTTATCCACAGCAAATTCTGGGCTGTGGAGGGAGGTTTTTCACAGCGGGGCGAGAAAATTCATGGCACAGGTTAGAACGCGAGCCGACCGACCTTCAGGGTCGCCTCTTCCACCCCGCGCAACGGGACAAAGTGACCGGCCACTCCCAGCACCAGCACCGGCTGATCCAGCACGTTGGTTTCATACAGACTCAACAACCCCCAATTGTTCCGCGTCGTGTTCGGTTTCACCAACCCCTCCACGAGTTTGGGGCCTTGCGCCCGGAAAATCGCCTTGATCAGGTCGCGATCGTGACGAGGCCCGGATTGGTCCATCTTCTCGATCTCGGCAGTCAGACGAGCCTCGACGAACTGCACATAGGTCTCCATCGTCGGATTGGTCGCCGCCAACCACACGGCCACCATCAAGCCGACCACCACCGAGCTCAGCGTCAGGTTACTCATTACATTGCCCTATTGGGAAGCTGTTGCCGCATGATCTGGACGATCGTGCGGATGGTTTGACAAATGAACCGGCGCTGTTTAGCTTACGCCCGATTTCCAAAGAATGGAATCCCGAGGCGTGCCGAGACGCCGATTCGACGACAACGGAAGGAGTCCCTATGTTTGTGTGGAGTAAACGCCTCGTCACGGGCCTGCTGGCCGGATTCGTCCTGCTCATCGGCCTGTTTCTGATTCAAGGTGAGGCCGAATCGGTCAGCGGGCTGAAGATCCATACCACCCGCTGGATGGCTGTGAATTACATCGGATTGCTGGTCTGGGTCTTCATCTGGATGTTCGATCAAGCCCGGGTACGGGGGAAAAACGTGCTGCTGTGGCTGGTGCCCTTCGCATTGGCTCCGTTGCCGACCTTGATGTTATTCGTGCTGTTTTTGCAGCGGAAGGTGAAGTAGGAGGAGGATGCTGAAACAGGCCGGCAGCGGCGTTCTCGCTTCATTCAGACCCTCAACGTACCCCAAGGGTACGCCTCGGCTCTTCATGTGCTGCGGCCTTGCTGGACAGCCTGTTTGAGCATCCTGACAATGGCCTCACGGAACGAGTGTTTCGCAGCCTACTAGCAGGGCGCCTCGATTTCGCTCCTTCCCACGTTCATCTCGGCATGATCGGCCACCGGCTTCCGCAGATACCACAAGAGCCAGAGGCCCGGCAATGCGGCCAGAAAAGTAACAAAGAAAAACGGCCCCCAGCCGGCCAACCCCACCAGTTTTGCCGCAGGCCAACCGAGGAAGACACGACCGAGCGCCTCAACCGAGGACAGCAGCGCAAACTGGGTCGCCGTGTAGCGATGGTTGCAGAGCGACATGACCAGCGCCACGAACGCCGCCGTCCCCATGCCGCCGGTGAGATTTTCGACTCCGATCGCGAACGCCATCACGGGGTAACTCTTTCCCACCCAGGCCAACCACAAGAACGACAGGTTCGACAGGGCCTGCAGCACCCCGAACAGAAACAGAGCCCGAAAGAGTCCCATTCGCGGCAACAGCGCCCCGCCGATGAAGGCGCCGAGAATGGTCGCGCCAATCCCGAAGGCGCGCACCACGCCGATGTCTTCCGACGAAAATTGCATGCCGCGCAGGAGAAACGACGTCGTCAACGCACCGGCAAAGGCATCCCCGAGTTTGTAGAGTACGATCAGGCCCAGCAAGGCCAGAGCCATGGGACGTGAGAGAAATTCCGTCAATGGCCCCCACACCGCCTCCGCCATCGACTTCGGCGCAACCTGCGCCTCCTCCGGCTCAGGACTCAGGAGAATCGTGACAACGCCCAAGGCCATCAAACCGGCCATGCACAGATAGGCAACCGACCAGCCCATGCGAGAGGCCAGGATCAAGGCTAACGAGCCGGACGCGATCATGGCGATCCGATAGCCCATCACCCAGGTGGCGGCCCCCAATCCCCGTTCTTCCGGTTTCAGCACATCGGTCCGGTAGGCGTCATACACAATGTCTTGCGAGGCAGACAGAAAGGCCACACCCAACGCCAGGGCTGCGAAGACCTGCGCCCCACTGGATGGTCCGACCAAGGCCATGAGCGCCAGCGCGAGGGCGAGACCGGTCTGGGTCACAAGCATCCACCCTCGCCGGCGCCCCAGCCAAGGCGGCACGATCCGATCCATCACCGGGGCCCAGAGAAACTTCAGCGTATAGGGAAGACCCACATAGGCGAAGAGACCGATGGTAGTCAGGTCCATGCCGGCTTCCGTGAGCCAGGCTTGCAACGTCGCACCAGTGAGGGCGAGCGGGAGTCCGGAGGCAAAGCCCAGGGGCAGCATGATGCCGAGGCGCGGAGTCAGATAGGCGCGAATGGATGAATCGTTCATGCGATCAAGCACACAGGAGACTCACGAGGTGCAGCATACCACTGCGGCACGCGCTGACGGCATCAGAATCGTGAATCTCACGACCGACCTGAGGGTTTCTTCTATGGCGACTCGCGCACACCGTTGCCTCGACTACAGCATCACATGAACCGACGCTCCCCGACAAAATCCCTCTGTCATGAATCAGAGGAGGCTTTTGTGTGGCTGACCTGGTATAAGAGGCCATAGGGAGAGGGATGAGATGAACGTGACAAGCTTAGGCCTCTCGTGGAACTCCCGCTACCTGGAATTGGAGCCGACGGAACTCGCGATCGCCGTCGTGGCGGCGCTCCTGGTGGGCGGGGCTGCCCTGTATGTTCTCCTCAAGGTGCTGCGGAGCAAGCCCGTCAAGCTGCTCGGCATGGGTTTGCTGATCGGCGCAGTCGCATTGGTCGGCTGGCTGGCGATCGATCGGCATCAGCAGGATGAGCGCACACGCGTCTCCGAGATCTGGAGCCGCACCTTCGAAAACAGCGCGATCACGGACTTCGAATCCTGCGTGGTCCACAGAACACCGCGCAACCCCGGGGCTCAGTACCGCGTCGAGGTGGTGACGGAATGCGGCGACGTCGCAAAGGCGATCAAGGAAGGGTTGGAAGCCCGCTGATCCGAGGAGGCCTCATCGCGTTTGGGGAGCGGTTCGCAGGTAAATGAACCAATAGACCAGCGCCACTAACACCGTCCCGCCGATGATGTTGCCGAGGGTGACCAGTGCGAGGTTACTCAACGCGTCCGCGATGGAGAACGACGCAGGCCCGCCCGCGGCCAGGGCGAGACCTAACGGCAGGAAGAACATGTTCGCCACGGAATGCTCAAATCCACAGGCGACGAACGCGCTGATCGGAAAGAGGATGGCGAGAATTTTATCCGCCACGGTTCGCGCACCCATGCAGAGCCAGACCGCCAGGCACACCAGCACATTGCAGAGCATGCCGCGGGCGAAGGCCGCCATCGGATCCAGGGCGATCTTGCTGCGCGCGATGCGCACCATCGTTTCGCCGACCGCACCGTCCCCCAACGTCTGAACCCCGGCGAGGAGCACCAGCACCGCCGTTCCGACGGCCCCGAGCAAATTCCCGAGATAGACCCACAGCCAGTTCCGCACAACCTGTCGCGTCTGAACACATCCGGTCGCCCAGGCCATCGCAATCAAATTATTCCCCGTAAAGAGTTCCGCGCCACCGACCACCACCAGGATCAGCCCCAAACTGAAGGTCATCCCTCCGACCAAGCGCAACAACCCGAACGGCAAGGTCGGGCCCTCTTTCCCCACCGTGATCGTCACCGTGTAAAACAATGCGCCCAACGAAATGAACGCGCCGGCCAGCACCGCCAGCGCCAGCATCGTCGGCACCGCCGTGTTCACCTTGGCCAGGCCAAGCTTACACACACGTGCCGCGATCTCCGGAGGCGGATAGGCATCGGCGACGGACCCAGGCGCGGGGATGGCAGGCTCAGTCGTCACGTGATCAACATCACATGCATGGAGGGGGCGGGCACGGCAGTCTGCGTCACTTTCTCAAGCCGCACCGTCGAGACCTTATACTCCGGGCACTTGG
It encodes:
- a CDS encoding AmpG family muropeptide MFS transporter; amino-acid sequence: MNDSSIRAYLTPRLGIMLPLGFASGLPLALTGATLQAWLTEAGMDLTTIGLFAYVGLPYTLKFLWAPVMDRIVPPWLGRRRGWMLVTQTGLALALALMALVGPSSGAQVFAALALGVAFLSASQDIVYDAYRTDVLKPEERGLGAATWVMGYRIAMIASGSLALILASRMGWSVAYLCMAGLMALGVVTILLSPEPEEAQVAPKSMAEAVWGPLTEFLSRPMALALLGLIVLYKLGDAFAGALTTSFLLRGMQFSSEDIGVVRAFGIGATILGAFIGGALLPRMGLFRALFLFGVLQALSNLSFLWLAWVGKSYPVMAFAIGVENLTGGMGTAAFVALVMSLCNHRYTATQFALLSSVEALGRVFLGWPAAKLVGLAGWGPFFFVTFLAALPGLWLLWYLRKPVADHAEMNVGRSEIEAPC
- a CDS encoding DUF4359 domain-containing protein, which produces MSNLTLSSVVVGLMVAVWLAATNPTMETYVQFVEARLTAEIEKMDQSGPRHDRDLIKAIFRAQGPKLVEGLVKPNTTRNNWGLLSLYETNVLDQPVLVLGVAGHFVPLRGVEEATLKVGRLAF
- a CDS encoding vitamin B12-dependent ribonucleotide reductase; its protein translation is MRIERRFTKRGQSPYEGLAFVKRSSEIRNPDGSTVFKLDHIDIPEHWTQLAIDILAQKYFRKAGVPQVHEDGTPVVDAAGKPVLGGERDARQVFERLAGCWTFWGKNHGYFKTPEDATAFHDEMCYMLAHQMAAPNSPQWFNTGLHYAYGLSGPAQGHFYVDPTLGEVVRATNAFEHPQPHACFIQSIEDDLVNENGIMDLWVREARLFKYGSGTGTNFSRLRGDGESLSGGGRSSGLMSFLKIGDRAAGAIKSGGTTRRAAKMVCLDLDHPDIEEFIDWKVVEEQKVAAMVTGSKICAQRLNAVLKACQSTDVQGMVQLELDMKKNQSLREAVTTARRDMVPEAYIHRMFDYAKQGYTHFVFHEYDTNWDGKAYQTVSGQNSNNSVRIPNAFFDALERDGDWELRRRIDGKVSKTLKARDLWDKIAWAAWICADPGTQYDTTINEWHTCPEDGRINASNPCSEYMFLDDTACNLASLNLVKFFNEEGEFDLESFRHAVRLWTVALEISVLMASFPSRAIAQKSYDYRTLGLGYANLGTILMKQSIPYDSPKATAICAAITAIMTGESYATSAEMAAEIGPFPCYSRNRESMLRVIRNHRRAAYSAPQAEYEGLTILPASIQPEHCPPAMLLAARRAWDRALELGTAYGFRNAQVTVIAPTGTIGLVMDCDTTGIEPDFALVKFKKLAGGGYFKIINQSLPPALQALGYTEGQIRDIVAYCAGHQTLKGAPFINHEVLRQKGFDDAALERLEGSLAQAFEIQFAFNKYTLGEEFCRQNLGITEAQLVDPTFNMLKSLGFTQEEVSAANDYCCGTMTVEGAPHLKLEHLPIFDCANRCGRIGQRFIPVDAHIRMMAAAQPFISGAISKTINMPSDATLEDVKAAYLFAWKSMVKAVALYRDGSKLSQPLNASSDSGKGAEAAPSVAQVAEKVAERVLVRYLHKRRSLPARRGGYTQKAIIGGHKLYLRTGEYEDGTLGEIFLDMHKEGAAFRSLMNNFAIAISLGLQHGVPLEEFVEAFVFTRFEPNGPVKLNDRIKMATSIIDYIFRELAITYLERKDLAQVQEDDLRMDSMKKDDQDPECDDEEVDMTALKKASILTEHLPVRRNGMNGGNGHSQRAGNGSVAHKLELKRETLTVTSVRQEAREKGYEGDPCQNCKQFTLVRNGTCLKCMTCGETSGCS
- a CDS encoding formate/nitrite transporter family protein — protein: MTTEPAIPAPGSVADAYPPPEIAARVCKLGLAKVNTAVPTMLALAVLAGAFISLGALFYTVTITVGKEGPTLPFGLLRLVGGMTFSLGLILVVVGGAELFTGNNLIAMAWATGCVQTRQVVRNWLWVYLGNLLGAVGTAVLVLLAGVQTLGDGAVGETMVRIARSKIALDPMAAFARGMLCNVLVCLAVWLCMGARTVADKILAILFPISAFVACGFEHSVANMFFLPLGLALAAGGPASFSIADALSNLALVTLGNIIGGTVLVALVYWFIYLRTAPQTR